The window TCGTATTATCCGGTACATCCTACAGTGAAATGAGCAAGCGCTTAAAGCCCCTTGCGGAAAAATTAAGGATTATGGATATCTTAACAAAATTCCCGTATGAAGTATCCGGCGGTCAAAAACAGCGGGCAGCAGTTGCGAGAGCTTTAATTACGAATCCGAAGCTCGTTCTAGCCGATGAGCCGACCGGTGCCTTGGATTCGCGTGCCTCTGATGACCTACTGCAGATTTTTTCACAAATCAATCATGAAGGCCAAACGGTTCTAATGGTTACCCACAGTACAAAGGCTGCAAGCCACGCCAGCCGCGTTCTGTTTATCAAAGATGGAGCCGTGTTCCATCAAATTTATAAAGGGTCCTTATCCAATGAAGCGATGTATCAAAAAATCTCGGATACATTAAATATCATTGCAACGGGCGGTGGCAGAAATGAGTAAATTTTTCTATCCAAAACTGGCCCTAACTAATATTAATAAACACCGGAAAACGTATATCCCTTATATTCTTACCTGTATCTGTACGATTGCGATGTTTTATATCATGCATTTTATGTCCGGAAATCCGGGGCTGAAAGAAATGTCCGGCGGAGAGTCTTTAATCCAGATTTTAAATTTAGGCAACATTGTCATTGGGATCTTTTCAGTTATATTCTTGTTTTACACCAACAGCTTTTTAATCAAACGACGGAAAATGGAATTTGGGTTATTTAACATACTTGGAATGGAGAAAAAGCACATTGCCAGAGTGATTATATGGGAGACTTTTTTCGTCACTGTCATCAGTATGATCACGGGGGCAGTAAGCGGAATGGTCTTAAGCAAGTTAATGTTTTTGCTTTTAAATAACATTTTACGTTTCGAAGTGCCGCTTTCGTATTTTGTTTCGGTAAAATCAATCGGAATTACCTTGGTCCTTTTTTTTGGCATTTTTACCCTAACGCTTCTCAATAATTTACGGCATATCCACCTAGCAAAACCGATTGAATTGCTGCGAGGCGGTCAGGCCGGTGAAAAAGAACCAAAAACGAAATGGGTTCTCGTCTTAATCGGAGTGGCAACACTCTCTTCCGGATACTATATCGCACTGGTAACCGAATCACCATTAGCTGTGTTAAATAAATTTTTCTTTGCCGTGTTGCTCGTCATTATCGGGACATACGCCTTGTTTACCTCCGGCACGATTGCCTTGTTAAAATTATTACGAAAAAACAAAGTATTTTATTATCAAACAAAGCATTTCATCAGTGTATCCGGCATGATTTATCGGATGAAACAAAACGCAATAGGCTTAGCCAATATTTGTATTCTTTCAACCATGGTATTGGTCATGTTGTCAACCACAGTGTCCCTGTATATTGGGATGGAAGATTTGTTGAAAAATCGCTTTCCAAAAGAGATTAATATTTCAGCCAGTAATCTATCAGAAGAACAGGCACAAATAGTGGAAAAAATGGTCCATGAAGAAGCAGGAAAATACCAAATCAAATTAAAGGGCCAAGTGTCTTATCGCTCGGCAGCCTTTCCAACACTAAGGGTGGGAAACACATTTAAAACAGATCGCACAACCACGAAGAAATTTATAAATATTTCCATGATAGAACTAATCCCGCTTGATGAGTTCAACCAGCTGGAGAATCTTTCGGTTACCCTAGAAGACAATGAGGTACTCTTATACACCTTTAGGGGAGACCCGGTTAAAAAAACGATGACAATCGCAAGCCAGGAATTCCAAATTAAAGAACAGTTAAAAGACTTTACCATCAATGGCGATGCATCGGCTATGATGACAGACAGTTATGTCGTCGTTGTAAAAGATGAAGAAACGATTACAGCTTTATACCCTGTTGAAGAAATGAATGCGATTGAATGGAAGGATTTATCTTTTTATTACGGCTTTGACGCTGAAGGAAGCCCTGAAAATGAGATTGCCTTAACAAAAGCTTTATCACAAAAGTTGAATGAATTGTCCATCGATGCACTTGCGGAAGGGAAAGAGGCATCAAGAGAATCATTTTATTCCTTATACGGAGGCCTTTTCTTCCTCGGTCTTTTCCTTGGCACGTTATTCATCATGGCCACCGTCTTAATTATGTACTATAAACAAATATCAGAAGGCTATGATGACAAAGAACGATTCGCGATTATGCAAAAAGTAGGCTTGAGTAAAGACGAAATTAAAAAGTCGATAAAGAGCCAAGTACTGATTGTATTTTTCCTACCGCTTGTTTCAGCCGTTATTCACATCGCCTTTGCCTTCAAAGTCATTACGAAACTATTGGCGCTGTTAAACTTAACAAACATCGGACTCTTCGTCCTATGTACAGCAGCAACCATTCTCATCTTTGCCGCATTTTACGCATTGGTTTATAGATTAACAGCAAGAGAATATTATAAGATTGTCAGTTAGGGGCAGGGCCTGATTTCTTTCTTATTCAAGAAAAGGGCGCTTTCCTATAATAAGGAAAGTGATTTTTTCCATTTTAGGGCCATATTCTTGAATAACATATTTAAAGAAAATCGTGATGGGTGAAGTGATTGTGAGGATTTTCACTTCAACTAACCTGATCCTTATATACAGTATCATCCTAAAAAGATTGATAGAATGCACCTTTTATCTTTGTTTACATGAAAGCATAGATAAGTGGTTAAGGACTTGACTTGGAGCCTCTGTGGGTAAGATTTGTCTTAAAAGGATGAAGCCAAGGTTTTACCAGGCAAACGAGCCTATCATACCCACCACTCCAAGTAAAGTCCTATCTTTGTTTACGTTGAAAACTATAATTACTTACTGAAGATAATAAGTAAACAATGATAGAAAATAGGCTGTTTTTGTTTCTTTATTTACGATGAATACGGTAAAAAATCATACTGAATATAAGGACAGGTTAGTTGAAGAAGGAAAAATGGTTTGGACATAGAATTTAAGTAATAGTAATAAGTAAACTTAAATTTCTGATAACAATATAGGGGCTGAATTCATGACAAGCGGTGCTGGGGCAGCTCTTTTTTTATTTCTTATTCTACTAAGGAGCAGTATATATGAAGGAATGGAATATCATTGTTGCTATCATAACTTAGCCTTCTTTGTTCTCTCAATTTTAATTTTTGACAGCGTGAAGGGTGGGCGACAGGCAAACAAAATTGGCAAAGCCAAGTAGGCTAAGGGGCAGTAAGTAAACAAAAAACGCTACTCACCTGCCCCTAAGTTATTGGGCTTCGCTCGATTTAGAACGGCAACGTGCATAATCAGCGAAGGATATCTTGAGTATTTAAAGAATTTTGTGATCGTTTACTTATTTCTATTATTAAAAGAATATCGCCAAACTTATGACCTAATGTATCATTAATTATTAGGAAGACTCTTCACGAATAAATCGAACTGCATTTAAACCGATCATTTGAGAAGGCATGGAAGTGTTGCCATCTGGTAAAATGGGGGAGATGGAAAGATCGGCGACTTTCAGGTTCTTGGTGCCAAAGACATTCAGATATCCATCTACAACGCCGTCACGAATACTCCTGGCCATCTTGCATTGACCTCCAAAGTGGAAGATATTGCGATAAGAAGCCCTTACGTAACTTTCTATTTTTTTACGCTGTTCTTCCTCATTGCTTATCTCAAAGATTTTTTCAGGTGGGTATACGACCTTGTAAATGCCTTCAGGGTCGAGTTCACGTGCTTTCTTCATAATGTGGAAGGTCTCAATATACTGATCAACCATGAAATCCAGATCATCAGGATCTCCAAGCGGATTAAGGTCGATGGAAGGATAGGCCTCAGGATCGCTGTGTGCGGCCAATATAGTACCCCTGCTTTTTGGGTTTAGGTCGAAAAGGCCAATGCTCATAATATTGCTCTGCTTTTTAGGATCGAACCCCCAATTATTGGCCAGTGCATCTTGAGTGGGGAGAAACGTTGGTGTTGGGGATCCATATATTTGAAGGCGGCGGCCTCCACTTCTACCGTCTCCTTTAAAAGCACCCAGTGGAAATGGATTGTCTGGGTCTGCAGACATGAGTTCTAAAATCCGCTTAGTTTTTACTTCTACTCCCATTCCAATCGTAAAATGGGCTTGAAAGTTGTGCCCCACATTTGGGCTGTTTATAAGTGTTTCAATACCTGCTTTCGCTAAATCTGCCGGATTTCCAATTCCAGAACGTTGCAAAATAACTGAGGAAAAATTACCTGCACTAACTATGATCCCCTTTTTGGCGAATGCTCTATTTGATTTACCGTTTCTGACAAATTCAACGCCCACGGCAACTTGAATTTTTCTATCTTGTTCAAATAGAATTTTATTCACTGTTGTTTTAGCCAATATAATTAAATTTCTGCTGCCAACTCCAACTTCATCTGGATGGAACTCATTTCCTTGTGTCACAATTTTTCTGTTTAAATATCCTGTGGCAGTAGAGGAGCGAACGAACTGTCCATTCACTTCCTTATTTAAAAATTGTGATTTGAAAAATGTACAATCCCTTATACCAGTATTGTAATCCTCAACAATGGGAATATTTAATACATCTGATGCTGCTTTTGCCAACGTAACGGAAAGCCCATCCTTGGGAATGGTTTGCTGCCTGACAAAAATGGGGCCCTTTCTTCCGCGTTCTTCGGGTTCTTGCGTCTTTCCTGTATAAGTTTCATTTTTTATGAATAAAGAACTGACATTGTTATAACTCCATTGAGATCCAACAGTGTCTGCCCACTCATCATAAAGTTTACTGCTTCCCCGTACTGCATACATGGCATTATGCTCTGAGCTTCCCCCGATCGCTCTGCCGCTTGATATTCTAAGCTGCTGACCCCCAATACTTGGCTCTGCATTTGTAAATATATTAAAGGAATGCCTATTATCAGATGCTAAAATACCTGAAACTGCACCAGAAGGACTGCTTAGTTCTTTAACCATATTTGTTCCTGGTTCAAGGACAAGTACAGATGTACTTTCGTCATCCGATAATTTTTTTGCAATTACTCCGCCTGCAGTTCCGGCCCCAATCACGATAAAATCGAAAGTATTTTTTGACACCCTATGACCCCTCTCAAAATTGGACTACCACGCACAATTTTCCGAATAAAGTGGCTTTCCCAATATACATATGATTAAGTAATGTAAGTGTAACTGCTTAATCAACAGGATTACTAAAAACTGCGACAAGGGTTTATTGAATCCCCCAAATACTTTATTAAAATGTTATCTCAATCTGACTAACATCCGTCTTCTGGTTCAACTACAATTATTTTTGAAGTGAATTTGCTCAAAATCCTAAGATTATTTCTTTTAACTTTCTTTTCCTGTTAGTAGGAATGGGATTGAGTATTTGTGCTTTAAGTTTAAGAAAAGGTATCTGTAGTTAATCAATTTTTCTAATAGGAGCTTCCTAAATTAATATTAAATCGAAAGGTGCGATTCTTTAAGATGAAGGTCGCATTTTTTTATACCAAAAACGAGATTGTGAAGGAATGTACTTAAACAAACGGGTGCTTGTGCGGCTGAGCTAGGTCGTATCATATAACGGGTGGGATTCCCGTCGAGTAAGAACTAGCCATTCACTCGTAGCGAGTCTTGGAGGACTAAAGGTAACTTTAGTTTTTAAGCGTAGACAGTTAGGTGGCGGGCCGAAAGCCAAATGGTTGAAGGGATTGAGCTCCATAATGTTTGTAATTTGAGAGGGCTGATGCTTTAAGCGCTGCAGAAAGCTACATTTTATCTTTCGTTAAAGGCAAGAAAGATAAAACCTCTCTGGAGTCATAGACCTTGGCACGTTATACATTGATATGATACGGCAACTCAGGAGACCCTACCGGTCTTTTCTTTTTTTTAGAAGAGTATGGTTTACAAGCGATAAAAAGCAAGGAAACCAAATGCCGTTGTAGGGAGTCGGATAGCAGCGTAGTACCAATGAAATTGGGTAATGCCGATGGAGGAAAGGCTGCTACCTAGTTATCGCCCTTACTAGAGACACATTTACTACACACAGAGGTAGGTATACTAAATGGAAACAAAACTACTAAGGATAGCAGAATTAACAAAGTCTAATCCTAAAATGAAATTCACATCACTTGCACATTTACTAAATAAGCAAGCACTAGCTCAATGTCATCATGAACTACCCAATAGGAAAGCAACCGGGATTAACGGTACAACTAAAGAGCAATACGGTGAAAATTTAGAAGAAAACATAGAGGAGTTAGTAAGTCGGCTTAAAAGCAAAAGCTATCGTCCTGTTCCTGTAAGGAGAATGTATATTCCGAAGCTCAATTCAAACAAGAAAAGACCATTAGGAATACCGGAACATGAAGACAAGATTGTTCAAAAAGGCATTACAAAGATACTAAATACCATCTATGAAAATGATTTTCTAGATTGTTCCTTTGGGTTTCGACCTAATCGTGGTTGTCATGATGCTTTGAAAATACTGAACTTTTATATTGAAAAGAGATCAGTAAATTATGTAGTAGATGTCGATATTAAGGGATTCTTTGACAACGTTGACCACAAATGGATGGTGGAGTTCTTAAAACTGCGAATTGCTGACCCTAATCTACTAAGAATAATTGGTAGG of the Bacillus sp. 1NLA3E genome contains:
- a CDS encoding ABC transporter ATP-binding protein, which gives rise to MTLLEVKNLKKVYTTRFGGNHVQALTDVCFSVEAGEYVAIMGESGSGKTTLLNILAALDKPTNGEVLLNGKDIVSISEKDISAFRRQNLGFVFQDFNLLDTFSMQDNIFLPLVLSGTSYSEMSKRLKPLAEKLRIMDILTKFPYEVSGGQKQRAAVARALITNPKLVLADEPTGALDSRASDDLLQIFSQINHEGQTVLMVTHSTKAASHASRVLFIKDGAVFHQIYKGSLSNEAMYQKISDTLNIIATGGGRNE
- a CDS encoding FtsX-like permease family protein — translated: MSKFFYPKLALTNINKHRKTYIPYILTCICTIAMFYIMHFMSGNPGLKEMSGGESLIQILNLGNIVIGIFSVIFLFYTNSFLIKRRKMEFGLFNILGMEKKHIARVIIWETFFVTVISMITGAVSGMVLSKLMFLLLNNILRFEVPLSYFVSVKSIGITLVLFFGIFTLTLLNNLRHIHLAKPIELLRGGQAGEKEPKTKWVLVLIGVATLSSGYYIALVTESPLAVLNKFFFAVLLVIIGTYALFTSGTIALLKLLRKNKVFYYQTKHFISVSGMIYRMKQNAIGLANICILSTMVLVMLSTTVSLYIGMEDLLKNRFPKEINISASNLSEEQAQIVEKMVHEEAGKYQIKLKGQVSYRSAAFPTLRVGNTFKTDRTTTKKFINISMIELIPLDEFNQLENLSVTLEDNEVLLYTFRGDPVKKTMTIASQEFQIKEQLKDFTINGDASAMMTDSYVVVVKDEETITALYPVEEMNAIEWKDLSFYYGFDAEGSPENEIALTKALSQKLNELSIDALAEGKEASRESFYSLYGGLFFLGLFLGTLFIMATVLIMYYKQISEGYDDKERFAIMQKVGLSKDEIKKSIKSQVLIVFFLPLVSAVIHIAFAFKVITKLLALLNLTNIGLFVLCTAATILIFAAFYALVYRLTAREYYKIVS
- a CDS encoding GMC family oxidoreductase, with the translated sequence MSKNTFDFIVIGAGTAGGVIAKKLSDDESTSVLVLEPGTNMVKELSSPSGAVSGILASDNRHSFNIFTNAEPSIGGQQLRISSGRAIGGSSEHNAMYAVRGSSKLYDEWADTVGSQWSYNNVSSLFIKNETYTGKTQEPEERGRKGPIFVRQQTIPKDGLSVTLAKAASDVLNIPIVEDYNTGIRDCTFFKSQFLNKEVNGQFVRSSTATGYLNRKIVTQGNEFHPDEVGVGSRNLIILAKTTVNKILFEQDRKIQVAVGVEFVRNGKSNRAFAKKGIIVSAGNFSSVILQRSGIGNPADLAKAGIETLINSPNVGHNFQAHFTIGMGVEVKTKRILELMSADPDNPFPLGAFKGDGRSGGRRLQIYGSPTPTFLPTQDALANNWGFDPKKQSNIMSIGLFDLNPKSRGTILAAHSDPEAYPSIDLNPLGDPDDLDFMVDQYIETFHIMKKARELDPEGIYKVVYPPEKIFEISNEEEQRKKIESYVRASYRNIFHFGGQCKMARSIRDGVVDGYLNVFGTKNLKVADLSISPILPDGNTSMPSQMIGLNAVRFIREESS